A window of Paenibacillus polygoni contains these coding sequences:
- the narH gene encoding nitrate reductase subunit beta, protein MKIKAQIGMVMNLDKCIGCHTCSVTCKNTWTNRKGAEYMWFNNVETKPGIGYPKQWENQDKYKGGWELKKDGKLELRSGSRANRLKNIFHNPDQPTIDDYYEPWDYDYEKLQQSPELKHQPVARPKSQITGEYMNLEWGPNWEDDLAGVHESGYEDPNMKGIEESVRMEFEQVFMMYLPRICEHCINPACVSSCPSGAMYKREEDGIVLVDQNACRSWRFCVSSCPYKKVYFNWQTNKAEKCTLCFPRLEQGLPTICSETCVGRIRYLGVMLYDADKVEAAASVTNEKDLYESQLNVFLDPNDPEVIAAARAANIPEDWIEHAQRSPIYKMVVDWKIALPLHPEYRTLPMVWYVPPLSPITNMVEGKGASAVPEDIFPAIDDMRIPVQYLANLLTAGDTDVVTNVLKKMAVMRSHMRSRNLNKTPDLDILKQFGMTEKDTEEMYRLLAIAKYEDRFVIPSAHREEFADLYSEQGGCGFTNMAGGPGPCGG, encoded by the coding sequence TTGAAGATTAAAGCGCAAATCGGAATGGTCATGAACTTAGATAAATGTATTGGATGTCATACCTGCTCGGTCACTTGTAAGAACACATGGACAAACCGTAAAGGTGCCGAGTACATGTGGTTCAACAATGTAGAGACAAAGCCAGGTATTGGATATCCAAAACAATGGGAGAACCAAGATAAATATAAAGGCGGTTGGGAACTGAAAAAAGACGGCAAGCTTGAACTTCGTTCAGGCAGCCGTGCGAATCGCCTAAAAAATATTTTCCACAACCCGGATCAACCAACAATCGATGATTACTACGAGCCATGGGATTATGATTATGAGAAACTTCAGCAGAGTCCTGAGCTTAAACACCAGCCAGTAGCACGTCCGAAATCGCAGATCACTGGTGAATATATGAACCTGGAGTGGGGACCAAACTGGGAAGATGACCTAGCCGGGGTACATGAGTCAGGATACGAAGATCCGAATATGAAGGGGATTGAAGAATCCGTTCGTATGGAGTTTGAACAGGTATTTATGATGTACTTGCCGCGTATTTGTGAGCACTGCATTAACCCAGCCTGTGTATCGAGCTGTCCTTCCGGAGCAATGTACAAACGCGAAGAAGACGGAATCGTTCTGGTTGATCAGAATGCTTGCCGCTCTTGGAGATTCTGCGTATCCAGCTGTCCATATAAAAAAGTGTACTTCAACTGGCAAACAAACAAAGCAGAGAAATGTACACTTTGCTTCCCGCGGCTTGAGCAAGGACTGCCTACGATTTGCTCCGAGACTTGCGTAGGAAGAATTCGTTACCTGGGCGTTATGCTCTATGATGCGGATAAAGTGGAAGCAGCTGCATCCGTTACAAACGAGAAAGATCTTTATGAATCACAGCTTAATGTATTCCTGGATCCGAACGATCCTGAAGTCATTGCTGCAGCGAGAGCTGCGAATATTCCAGAAGACTGGATTGAGCACGCACAGCGTTCACCGATCTACAAGATGGTAGTCGACTGGAAGATTGCACTTCCGCTTCATCCGGAATACCGGACATTGCCAATGGTATGGTATGTACCGCCGCTCAGCCCAATTACGAACATGGTGGAAGGGAAAGGCGCATCAGCGGTACCGGAAGATATTTTCCCGGCAATTGATGACATGCGTATTCCTGTTCAGTATCTGGCAAACTTATTGACTGCTGGAGATACCGATGTGGTTACGAATGTGCTGAAAAAGATGGCTGTTATGCGTTCACATATGCGTTCTCGTAACTTAAACAAAACACCTGATCTTGACATACTGAAACAATTCGGTATGACGGAAAAAGATACAGAAGAAATGTACCGTTTACTTGCAATTGCGAAATACGAAGATCGATTTGTCATTCCTTCCGCACACCGAGAGGAGTTCGCAGATCTCTACTCCGAACAAGGAGGCTGCGGGTTCACGAATATGGCAGGCGGACCTGGACCTTGTGGCGGATGA
- the narJ gene encoding nitrate reductase molybdenum cofactor assembly chaperone, which translates to MKEITLRSSWMLFSQLLQYPDATWQETSDDMYVDWCHLIQEENEEVRDTLQTLAGDCIASFAGMDAEAITSAYVKTFDFNKKSNLYLTYGQLGEDRERGPALLRLKQLYEEEDMIMDTDELPDFLPLVLEYVAVAEMDRGIGLLVSFRKALEQLQSALDKQNSPYRYVMEAILWILDHSGITEGLIEISAPAACGSMPSAQGCGPMWAAAGYGQVKEGTS; encoded by the coding sequence ATGAAAGAGATAACGCTGCGTTCAAGCTGGATGCTCTTCTCACAGCTATTGCAATACCCGGATGCAACATGGCAAGAAACGTCAGATGACATGTATGTTGACTGGTGCCATTTGATCCAGGAAGAGAACGAAGAAGTGAGAGATACTCTGCAAACCTTAGCTGGTGACTGTATTGCCTCCTTTGCGGGTATGGATGCAGAGGCAATTACATCCGCCTATGTTAAGACGTTTGATTTCAATAAGAAATCAAATTTGTATCTAACTTATGGACAACTGGGTGAAGATCGGGAACGTGGTCCTGCCTTGCTGCGTTTGAAGCAGCTCTATGAAGAAGAGGACATGATCATGGATACGGATGAATTACCTGATTTTCTGCCGCTGGTGCTTGAATATGTGGCTGTTGCAGAGATGGACAGAGGCATAGGGCTTTTAGTCTCTTTCCGTAAAGCACTCGAACAGTTGCAATCAGCACTAGATAAGCAAAATAGTCCTTATCGATATGTTATGGAAGCCATACTGTGGATACTGGATCATTCCGGTATCACGGAAGGGTTAATCGAAATATCAGCTCCGGCTGCATGCGGAAGCATGCCTTCTGCACAAGGCTGCGGTCCGATGTGGGCCGCTGCTGGATATGGACAAGTTAAGGAGGGAACCTCATGA
- the narI gene encoding respiratory nitrate reductase subunit gamma, whose product MTWGSQFFWVIYPYIILILFLVGLYYRYQTDQFGWTAKSSELLEKKKLRLGSNLFHIGIILVFFGHVGGILIPKSWLSALGVSDHVYHLMALSIGTIAGIMTLIGCIILVVRRLSDVRIRRTSSFGDMLSIILLTLIVVVGMSATLFNMAGSGEFDYRETIGPWLRGVLIFRPDAALMSEVPLIFQIHVVLGLSLFAVFPFTRLVHMLSMPIKYLRRSYVVYRKRG is encoded by the coding sequence ATGACTTGGGGGAGTCAATTTTTCTGGGTGATTTATCCCTATATCATACTCATCTTGTTTTTGGTGGGTCTTTATTATCGCTATCAAACAGATCAGTTTGGCTGGACAGCGAAATCGAGTGAACTCTTAGAGAAGAAGAAGCTGCGTCTTGGAAGTAATTTGTTCCACATTGGAATTATCCTTGTCTTCTTTGGTCATGTAGGTGGTATTCTTATCCCTAAATCTTGGCTTTCAGCACTCGGAGTTTCAGATCATGTGTATCATTTAATGGCACTTTCGATTGGGACTATTGCCGGAATCATGACGCTGATTGGTTGTATTATTCTTGTTGTTCGCCGTCTATCTGACGTTCGTATTCGGAGAACCAGCAGCTTTGGAGATATGTTATCCATCATCCTCCTTACTCTCATTGTCGTTGTTGGCATGAGTGCTACTCTCTTCAATATGGCAGGCAGCGGAGAGTTTGATTACCGGGAGACTATTGGTCCATGGCTTCGAGGGGTGCTCATCTTTAGACCGGATGCTGCACTCATGAGCGAGGTGCCTCTCATTTTCCAAATTCATGTAGTTCTAGGGCTATCGTTATTTGCGGTATTCCCTTTCACAAGACTTGTGCATATGCTCAGCATGCCTATCAAATATTTGAGACGCAGCTATGTAGTGTATCGCAAACGGGGTTAA